The window GCAGCAACCCTTCGCAGATCACGTTTATAGCCCCCTTTACGGTCTTCTTCCTTTGCCTTTTTGCGGGAACGGCCCATATCGTTTATTCCCTATTGCCCATCATTTCGGAAGTGTCGGCCAAGAAGCGCATCAGGCCGGAGCGGCCATTGAGTATTTCAGTGGTGGCTTCCCACCTTGCCTTGACAGGCAGCCCCATGAGTGCGGCAACGGCAGCGCTTGCTGCCATACTCGTTTACCCCGGGGCTTCCCTCGATATCATGAAGGTTTGTATCCCTGCCGGTATCATTGGTACCCTTGCGGGGGCATTTGCCGTGATGCGCATGGGCAAGAACCTGGAAGATGATCCCGAGTTCCAGGAACACATGAAGGATCCCGAGTTCCGTGCCTGGATCGAAGGCAAAGGAAAATCAGGTGAACAGTCTGCAGAAAAAGAGATAAAGCCGGGGGCAAAACTTTCGGTTTTGATCTTCGGCATTGCCATCCTGCTCATCATCATGTTTGGGGCATTCCCTTCCCTTATTCCCAATGTTGGCACCGGTGCGGAAAATTTCGCAGTCCGTGCTGATGGTTCCCTGAAAATGGGAACGATCATCGAAATGGTTACCTTGTCCGCAGCCGCCTTCATGATGCTGCTTACCAAAACAACACCAGCCCAGGTGACAAAGGCCAGCTTGTTCACCTCCATGGCAGCAGCCGTGGTTTCCGTCTTTGGTGTGGTATGGATGAGTTCCACCTTTATGGCCCATAATGAAGCAGGACTCAAGCATGCATTAGGTGGTATCGTTCAGGCCCAGCCCTGGACCTTCGCCATTGCCGTATTTGTGATGGGTGCCCTGATGTTCAGCCAGGCCTCTACCACCAAGACCATGATGCCGTTGGGGCTTACGCTGGGACTGGCTAATCCAACACTCATTGCCGTATTCCCGGCGGTGAACAGTGATTTTGTTTTGCCTGGTTATCCTACTCTGTTAGCAGCGATCAATTTTGACCGTACAGGATCCACCAAGATCGGGAAATATGTGATCAACCACAGTTTCATGATCCCGGGGCTGGTAGCGGTTTCCACCGCCATAGCTGTTGGTTTCCTGATCGGTTCAATTATTTTGTAACTGCTTATTTTGAAAGGATGCCAAAACTATTATTAGTAGTAGTGGGTATCTGTTTGGGTGGTGCTATCATGGCACAAAAACAAACAGATACCTCAACCAATTATTTCAAGCCCATTATTCCTGTTGATAAGGCTAAACTGCTGAAGAATGTTGACATGATCGCCAATATGCAGTTTGCCCAGCGTAATGAATTTGAGGACGGGAAACATACGGAGTCCAGGTTTGCCATGAACCAGTTTCGCCTGGAGATCAGGGGTAAGGTGCATGAGAAGGTTTCCTTCCGCTTCCGCGATCGCTATACCAGGGATGTGGAGCCGCAGTCGGTGGATAACCTGAGCCGTTCCACAGATATGGCCTATATCGGTATTGAGCTAAGTAAGAAATGGAGTATCGCAGCAGGTAAGATGTGTGCCGACTGGGGTGGTTATGAATTCGATCTCAATCCCATTGATATCTATGAGTACAACGATATTGTGGAATACGCTGATAACTTCCTTACCGGCGTACAGGCCAGTTATGCGGTAAATGACCAGCATTCTTTTACCGTACAATGGTTGAATTCCCGTACCAAGTCTTTCGATGAATTATATGGACAGGTGCCCGGTGTTGAGGAAGCGAAATTCCCTTCAGCAATTGTTTTGAACTGGAGGGGAAGTTTTGGCGGAAAAAAGTTCACCACCCTTTGGAGTTACAGTGCGTTCCAGGAGGCTAGCGGGAAGTATATGCATTATATCGCGCTGGGTAACCAGTTGAACCTGGAAAAGTTCCAGGCCACCTATGACTTCAAATGGAGTGATGAGGACCTTGACAGGAAAACCATCGTTTCCTCGATTATTCCTGATGATATATTTAGTTATGCGGCCAGTGATGTTCGCTATGTAGAGCATTGGCTGAAACTTGATTATCTCATTCATCCCAGGGTAAATCTTTCCCTGGTTGGTATGGTGAGTGATGCCTATTGGTATGGTAATCCTGACCCGAATGCAGATAGCAAGCTAAGGACCTCATGGGGCCTTATTCCTACTGTTGAGTATATGCCTTTCAATGACCTGAACCTGAAGTTCTTTTTGAACTATGTATGGCGCTCCTATGACTACACCGGGTATGCAGAAACGAACTTTGCATCGGTGGATAAGAATACCAGTCGCATCAGTATAGGTTTTAGTAGTCCTTTAAAAATCTTCTAGCACCAACATGAGGAAGGTTATAACACTCCTGTTCCTGCTTTACAGCAGTTTGGTCATTACAGTTCCCTTATTTGCCCAGCAGGCAGAAAAGGAGGTAAACCAGCAGGTGCAGTTCTGGACCAGTATCAATACCCTGGCCAGGGTCTCTGATAAATGGGGCATAGTGGGTGACCTTCATATCCGCCGGAACGACTTTATCAAGGATCCCAGTTTTTATTTCATCCGATTCGGGGCCAATTACTGGGTGAAGAAGAATTTTACGCTGGTAGGTGGCTATGGCCATATGTGGCTGGCCAGTGCGGCGGCAGATGATTTCCTGTTCACCAATGAGAACAGGATCTACCAGCAGGCACAGGTGAGCAGCAAATGGGGAAAGGTTAGTGTATTGAACCGCTTGAGGAATGAACAGCGTTGGCGCCAGAAATTGATCGATGGGGAGAAGTCAGACCAGTGGGGTTTTTCCAACCGGGTCAGGTATCTGTTGAGTTTTACCTTCCCGGTATTCAGCAATCCCAAAGCACCTTCCCTGGTGCTGGCTGATGAACTGCTGGTGCAGTTCGGGAAGGACATTGTGTACAATACTTTCGACCAGAACCGCCTGTTCCTTGGTATGAAACAAAACCTGTCGAAAGTGATGAGCATGGACTTCGGTTACATGCTGGTGTACCAGCAGAAGAGTTCCGGTTACCAATACGATAAGAACCACACGGTTCGCCTGTTCTTTTACTATACACCCAACTGGACCATCCGCCATCATGAAAGGTCTGTGCTGGAGGAGACAGGGGAATGAGCGGGAACTGCCTTCGCTATTGCTTCGGTGGGTTGGATGTGGAGATGAGAAGATGTGGGGGTGTGGGGATGTGGATGCCCTTTCGACTCGTTAGGAGGGGGCGGCCCTTCTACACTAAAGCTTCGGCGAATGAGATGTTTGGCCTACGTCTATGAATAAACGAAAATGATAATTCCCTGCGGGACTTTCGTGAGAAGTTGCTGCTGGGAATTATTTATAATGAGCTGTTAAGGTATTTTAATCTTCTTCCGCCATCAGGCGTTTTTTGGCTTCTTCCAGTTTGGCTTTCTGTTCGGGGGAAATGGAAGGGTAGTCGATATTCAGTTTTTTAAATTCCTGGTGAATGATACCCGCGAGGCAGAGCCTGGTGAACCACTTATCATCAGCGGGTAGTACGTACCAAGGTGCGTACTTGGTGGAAGTGGCGCTCAGGGCATCTTCATAGGCTTTCATGTATTCCTTCCAGTATTTCCTTTCCTCGATATCGCCAAGGGAGAATTTCCAGTTCTTGGTCGGGTCATCCAATCTTTCGATGAACCTTTTCTTCTGCTCCTTTTTCGAAACATGCAGGAAGAATTTAAGGATCACGGTGCCCGTTTCAGCAAGCGTCTTTTCAAAGCGGTTGATCTGCTTGTAGCGCTTCTCCCAGAACTCTTCTGTGATATCCTCTACCTTGTTGACGCTTGGCAGGTTTTCGTTCAGTATGTACTCTGGATGAACCCTGGTGACCAGTACATTCTCATAATGCGAACGGTTGAAGATGCCGATATTCCCCCTTGCCGGAAGGGCCAGGTAGTGTCGCCACAAATAGTCATGGTCCAACTCCGTTGAGGATGGGGTCTTGAAGCTGGTAACATTGACGCCTTGCGGATTAAGTCCCGACATCACATGCTTGATGGCACTGTCCTTACCGGCTGCATCCATTGCCTGCAGTACGATCAATACATTGTACTGGTTGTGGGCATAAAGTTTGTCCTGCATTTCGGCCAGGCTATTGATACCCCAGGTCAGCAATTCCGCGCCTTCTTCCTTGGACAGCATTTTATGGTCATAATCCGTTTCAAAATCCTTCTTGAGGGAGATGCTGGTGCCGGGTTGTACTTTGAGTGTGTCGAGGTATTGCAGGAATCCTTTTATGTCCATAGGAAGCTATTTCCTTTAAGTTACTAAATAAACCACAGTCATTGGCGAAGGCAATAAAAAACCGCCAAAACCTTTGGGTGATGGCGGTTGATAATGAATTATGACGGGTAATTATTTTCCGGATTTCTTGGTGCCTTTTTCGGCTTCGTATTTGGCATATTGTTCTGCAGTCAGCACTTCACCGATGATCTTCAGTTCCAGGGGTTGTTGGGTGCCGGCTACTTTCACGAAGATGGTCTTTTCGAAAGGACCAGGAGCTGCTGCATTGAAACCAGCAGTCACCTTATTGCCCTTGCCGCCGGCAACAGGCTGCTGTGGCCAAACCGGGGTGGTGCAACCGCAGCTGGCAGTTGCATTCTCGATCACCACAGGAGCGTTGGAAATATTGGTGAAGGCAAATTCATGGTTTACAGGAACACCCTGCTTGATCTTGCCAAAATTATATTTCGTTTCTGCAAATTTTACGAGTTCATCGGCTTTCTTGGCCTGGGCGAATAAGGCGGCGCTGATGATCACAGCGAACAGGGATAAGATGATTTTTTTCATGCTATTCAAGTTTATTATTTATTGATTGATTTGTTTTAATAGTTGAACAGAATTGTTTGCCGGAACTGAGGGCGTGGCCTTGGTCACTTCTCCCTTGATATAGACCGTCCTTGTCTTCCCTCCATTGTAGTACAGGGTGATGGATTTCTCAAAAACCCCTTCCGCTGCGGCATTGTAGCCAACCGTCAACAGGCTTTTGCCACCGGGAAGGATCGGGTCCCTTGACCACTGGGGGGTGGTACAGCCACAACTTGCGGCCACATTCTCTATCCTGAGGGTGTCCTTTCCGTTATTGGTAAGGGGGAAACTGTAGGTGACCGGTCGTCCTTGCTGGATCCTGCCAAAATCGTGGGTGGAAGCAATGCCCAATGGGTCATTTGCAACAGCAGGTTGCTGCGCCTTCACTATGAAGGTGCCGGTACAGAAACCAAGTAAGAATAGGGCTCTTTTCAATTTCATACGCCTCTTAACGCTTAACAAATTTAGCTATTGTGTTGAATTTCCCTCCTGTTTCCGGTACAAATAACAATCTTTTGGTTAAACATTGAAATTTAATCAGTTATCAACTTGTTAATAACATTTTTGACCCCTGGCCATTAAAAAGGTTTAATGGGGGCTAACGATTGTTCGCATCATGGCAAATTCCATTAGTTTTGCCGCATGGAAAATCTAATGGAAAACGATCTGCTTGCTTCCGAAAAGCTGAGTTTCGACCGCTTCAGGAACGAGGTACTCCGTGATTACCAGATGGCCTGTGAAAGCCGCGAGGCGAGTTTAACAGGCCGAAAGGAAGTGCTGACAGGTAAGGCTAAGTTTGGCATTTTTGGCGACGGCAAGGAAGTAGCCCAGATCGCGGCGGCAAAATTCTTCCGGAACGGGGATTTCCTGGCTGGTTATTACCGCGACCAGACCTTCGTGTTCGCGTCTCGCCAGGCTACGGTGGAGCAGTTCTTTGCCCAGTTGTATGCCAATCCCGATCAGGCCCATGATCCCTTTAGCAAGGGCAGGCAGATGAACTCCCATTTTGCCACCCCCAATGTAACCCCGGATGGTGAATGGGTTGACCTGGCCAACAGGAAGAACATCAGCAGCAATATAGCCCCCACGGCAGGACAGATGCCCAGGGCCCTAGGACTGGCATTTGCGTCTAAGGTTTTCCGGAATGTGGAGCAACTGCATTCCTTCCCCGAACTTTCTGACAGGGGTAACGAGATCTGCTTCTGCACCATTGGGGATGCTTCCACTTCTGAAGGACATTTCTGGGAAGCGGTGAATGCCGTCGGCGTACTGCAGGTACCCCTGGCCATCTTCGTTTGGGATGATGGCTATGGTATTTCAGTGCCCAAAAAATACCAGACCACCAAAGGCTCCATTTCGGAGGTGCTGAAAGGCTTCCAGAAAAAAGACGGTACCAATGGATTGGATATCTATAAACTGAAAGGATGGGATTATGCCGGCATGATCGAAGTGCTGGAGGTTGCCATCCAGAAGATAAGGGATACCCATACCCCTGCTATCTTCCATGTGGAGGAGATCACCCAGCCCCAGGGACATTCCACTTCGGGTAGCCATGAGCGTTATAAGAGCCCAGAGCGCCTGGAATGGGAGCGGGAGTTCGATTGTATCCGCAAGTTCAGGGAGTGGATCCTGGCCAATGACCTCAGCAGTGAGGAAGAGCTGAACGATATCGAGATCAAAGCCAAGGAGTTGGTGAGGGAATCGAAGAACAGGGCCTGGTCTACCTACCAGGAACCCATCAAGCAGCAAGTCAGCAGGGTGGTTGAACTGATCAGTTCCCTTTCCAGCAGCTTGCCTGATAAAGCTGAAGCCTTGCTGGCACTGGCCAACAAGTTGCAGTCCAACAAGGAGCCCATGCGCCGTGATGTGATGCATACATTGCACCAGGCGCTGTTGCTGGCGGGTAACCATGATGCTGCCTTCTGGCTGAGGGATTATTACCAGGAATTGAAAGCTACCAATGCTGAGTTGTACAATTCAGATCTCTATACAACAGGACCGAAAAGCGCATTGAAGGTAGAGGCTGTCCCTGCCCATTACGAGGCGGAAGCTTCCATGCTGAATGGCTACGAGATCCTCAACCGCTATTTCGACCAGCTGTTCACCACCAACCCGAAGGTCATTGCCTTTGGTGAGGATGTTGGTTTTATCGGTGATGTTAACCAGGGCTTTGCGGGCCTTCAAGCCAAGCATGGTGACCAGCGCATTTCGGATACAGGTATCCGTGAGTTGACCATCATGGGCCAGGGAATAGGTGCTGCCTTGCGTGGGTTAAGGCCCATCGCTGAGATCCAGTACCTGGATTACCTGTTGTACGGCTTGCAGCCCCTGAGCGATGATGTGGCCACCCTTCAATACCGGACCGGTGGTATCCAGTCCTGCCCATTGATCGTTCGTACCCGCGGACACAGGCTGGAAGGGATATGGCATAGTGGCTCACCCATGGGCATGATCGTCAATTCCCTGCGTGGCATGTATGTTTGTGTGCCGCGTAACATGGTACAGGCGATCGGTATGTACAATACCCTGCTGGAAAGCAATGACCCCGCCCTGATGATCGAGTGCCTGAACGGTTACCGTCTCAAGGAGAAATTGCCAACCAACCTGCTGGAGTATAAAGTAGCCCTGGGTATGCCGGAAGTGATCAGGGAAGGAAATGATATCACCCTGGTGTCCTATGGCTCAACCTTGAGGATCGTGATGGAAGCAGCGGAGGTGCTCGCCAAATTGGGCGTTAGCTGCGAGGTGGTGGATATACAGACCTTACTGCCTTTCGACCTTGGTCACAAGATCCTGGAGTCGCTGAAGAAGACCAACAGGATCCTGTTTGTGGATGAAGATGTTCCAGGTGGTGCTGCAGCCTATATGTTCAATAAGGTGATGGAGGAACAGGGTGGTTACCGCTGGCTGGATGTGGCCCCGCGCACCCTTACTGCCAAGGCCCATCGCCCCGCCTATGCAAGCGACGGCGATTATTTCAGTAAGCCCAATACCGAGGATGTGATCGATGTGGTAAGGGAGATGATGGCTGAGTAATAAAATGAATTCGTTTTAATAAGATCGCCCGGCAGTTGCCGGGCGATTTGTTTTACAGGCCATCCTGGTCGATGATGTATAAAAGTGCAGTGATCGCTGCAGCCCCGAGGACCAATTCCCGCCGGTCCACGGCTTCAAAAGTATCCCAGTGGGTATGGTGGTATTTCATGTACCGCTGGGGATCGGGCTGGAAACCGATCAGCAGGCCGGTATTCTCCTTTAGGATAGCGATGTCCTCGCCACTGAAGCCTTTCTTGAAATGATAAAGGTTATAGGGTTCGAAATATTTTGCCCACGACCTGATCTTTTCCCAAACCTTAGGGTCATCATTGTCGAAACTGAATCCGGCCGGGGTAAATACGCCCAGGTCTGATTCCAACGCTGCAAGGTGCCTTTCCTTGCGTTGTTTTACTGCATTGGCATATGTGATGCTGCCGGTGCCATTGTTCTCCTCATCCATGAATAGGATCACCCTCAGGGTATGCCTGGGCCTGATGCCCAACTTGCGGAAGGTGCGGCCTACTTCAATTGCCTGCATACAGCCCCCGCCATCATCATGGGCACCTTCACCAACATCCCAGGAATCGAGGTGGCCACCCACGGCTATGATCGTGTTGGGATCGCTACTGCCCCTGATCTCTCCAATCACATTGTAGGTGGTCACGGAGTCTTTCACCCCGGCACTGTATTGCAGGTGCAGCTTCACCTTTTTATTGCCTTTCAAAGCCAGTTCCAGGCGGTCGGCATCATTGGTGCTCAAGGCGAGTCCAGGGACGGTCCTGCCTTTGGGGTCCACAAAGGTGTAACCGGTATGGGGCTGGTCATCCTGGTTGATGGAAAGGGAACGGATCACTACACCTGCGGCGCCGAGTTTGGCAGCTTCGTGCGGACCATAACTTCTTTGACTGCCCACTTCTACATAGGCCTGCATGGGGTTGATCAGTTCCTGGTTGAACTTGCCATTGATGAAAATGATCTTACCCTTTACAGCGGCCTCACCTAATTTTTCCAGTTCCCTGATGTGGGCTATTTCCAGGACTTCGGCCTCAACACCTCCAGGTCCGGTTCCCAGCGTATTCGCAAGCGCCAGGGCATTCAATTGTATCGCCGGTTTCCCTTCTACTTTCATGGTCACTTTTTCCTTGCCATTCCTCGTCCAGAACCCAACCTTCATGGGCTGCAGGTAAACCGTATCGAAACCGTATTGCTCCATCAGTTCCCTGGTGTAGCTGACAGCCTTCGCCGCTTGCGGGGAACCGGTGATGCGGTTACCGATCTTCTTACAGAGGAATCCAAGATTCGTATAGGCTTCACTGTGATTCAGTTGTTCTGCGTAGATCTTCCTTATCATTTCCTCGTGCTGGGCTCTTGCGTTTAATCCAAGCGTCAGCAGGATCGCGGTGACGAGGGTTTTTCCTTTGATCCGGTTCATGTTCATTGGTTGTATAAATGGGATGTGTTGAACTAAAAGTACAGAATAGCCCATCATGATCCATCGGGTAATGATGAGTGGTTCTCTCGGATTCTGGTTATTTTTATTGCATGAACTATTTCCCCCTGATAGAGCTGGCCGGGACCTTTGCCTTTGCGGTCTCCGGGGCCTTCGCTGCCATGAAGCATGAGATGGATCCCTTTGGTGTACTGATCCTTTCCTTCGTGCCGGCTATTGGCGGTGGTACCTTAAGGGATATCCTTATCGATGACCTTCCGGTGGCCTGGTTGCGCGATAATGTGGTGTTATGGGTGATCGTTCTGGCAGGAATTGCCTCCATGATCTTCGGCTCTTACCTGAAGAAGATGAACAGGCTGATGTTCCTCTTCGATGCGCTTGGGTTGGGCTTGTTTACAATTGCGGGGATCGAAAAGGGGATCGCCCATCATTATACAGGGGGAGTTGCCATAGCACTTGGCATCATGACCGGTTGCTTTGGTGGCGTGATCAGGGACGTATTGGTGAATGAAGTGCCCATGTTGTTCAGGAAAGAGATCTATGCATTGGCCAGCATGAGTGGGGGGATCGTATACCTGTTGTTGGGAAAACTTGACCTGTTCTCCGGGGCTAATGAGGTCATTAGTATCCTGGTGATCGTTTTGGTGCGATACCTTTCCGTACAGCGGGGGTGGAGCCTGCCGCTGATCTATAAATCCAGGTCTTCAACCGATTGATAGAACTTCCTTTTTTCCTTCTCTGTGGGTATCCGGCATTCTTCCCTCCTGCCAAACCAACGGTAACGGTTACGCGCGATCCATTTATAAAAGGGATCCCTGATGAAGCGGGGGATGATGATGAATGCATATAGGATATTACCCGGGAAGGAGAGGTAGCGACAGATACCAATAGCTGCGGTAGAATGCGTATATCCTTTTCCGTTAGCAATGAAAACAACGGAGTCCGTGTCGGGGGGGATGGCATATTGTTGCAGGAGTTGCTTTCCGGCCGGTGATTGTAAGGAGGCAAAACGGAGCCGGTCATTAGCGTCCGTTCTAAGGCACCAGTTCACCATGGTATTGCAGTAATTGCAATGCCCATCGAACAATACTACGGGATGTTTGGGCATGGTATAAAGTTAGGCCATATTCGTTCAGCCCTTCCTGTTGGTAATGTTAAATATCCCTTTGGGTGATGAATGGTGAAATAAAAAAAACACGATACCCGGTCCTTACCTTGGGCTTCAATAGCCCGGAAAAGAGACGGTATCGTGTTTGAACGGTCAGGATCTGACCGGTTGTAAAGCGCTTATCAGGCGAGGTTGTGGAACACCTTTTGGACATCATCGTCCTGTTCCAGTTTGTCTACCAGTTTCAATACTTCCTGTGCTTTTTCCTCATCCAGTTCTACGGTGTTGGAAGGAATCCATTCCACTTCGGCACTGATGGGGGTAAGGCCTTTGTCTTCCAGTGCCTTTTGCATATTACCGAAATCGGTGAAGCCACAACGGATCACCAGTACTTCTTCCCCGTTCTCGCCTGTTCCTTCACCCAGTTCTTCCAGGCCAAAATCGATCAGTTCCAATTCCATTTCTTCAGCATTCAATCCTTCGGGCTTCAGTTTGAAAACACCCATCTTCTTGAACTGGAAACTTACACTGCCGCTATTGCCCAATGCTCCATTGCCTTTATTGAAAATAGCCTTGACGTTCGCAACAGTACGTACGTGGTTGTCGGTGGCCGTTTCTACGAGGATGGCCACGCCATGGGGACCATAGCCTTCGTAAAGGATCTCTTCAAAGTTGTCCATTTCCTTACCCTGGGCGCGTTTGATCGCGGCTTCCACACGGTCCTTTGGCATGTTAACGCTCTTGGCGTTCTGCATACAGCGGCGTAGGGCAGGGTTGGTATGGGGGTCGGGGCCACCGGCTTTAACGGCAATGGCGATCTCTTTTCCGATACGGGTAAACTGTTTGGCCATGCGGTCCCAGCGGGCGAACATGGTGGCTTTTCTTACTTCAAATATGCGGCCCATTCTTTATATGGAATTTGATGTTAATGTAAATCTCCCTTTTCAGGGAAGGTGCCCCTCAGGGGTGTGCAAAATTAGTTTTTACGGGCAGTATCACAAAAAAATGCGTCCCGCTGGTTGGCGGGACGCAATATTCATTCTGTAAGGCTGAATTATTCGAAATCACTTGCCTTAGGCAGGATCTCGCCAGGGTTATGGCCTGGCTGGTTCAGCTTGCTGTTCTTCTTACTGTAAAGGAAGTAAACCACCAGTCCGACCAGCATCCAGCCGAAGGCAACCTTCAGGGTCTGGGCATCCAGTGCGAAGATCATGGCGGAACATACGATCACACCCATGATCGGTACGAAGGGCACCAGCGGGGTCTTGAACGGACGGGCAGTATGGGGATCTGTCCTGCGCATCATCCATACACCTGCACTCACCAGTACGAAGGCGAAGAGGGTACCGAAGCTGGTCAGGTCACCGGCAACATGTCCCGGAACAAAAGCCGCGAACAAACCAACGAATACAAAAAGGATCCAGTTGGACTTATAGGGGGTCTTGAACTTGGGGTGCAGGTCGCCAAACACCTTGGGGATCAGGCCATCGTTACTCATGGTGTAGAAGATACGGCTCTGGCCCATCAGCATCACCAGGATAACAGAGGAGAAACCGGCAAGGATGGCCACGGTTACTGCGGTGGACAACCAGCCATACCCGGTCATATAGGTAGAGATGGCATAGGCAACAGAAGCTTCGCGACCTTTTTCAGGGTCAACGAATTCCTGCCAGTTGGCCACACCGGTCAATACGTGACCAAAAAGGATATAGAGCACCGTACATACAGCCAGGGAACCCAGGATACCGATCGGCATGTCGCGGCTGGGGTTCTTGGCTTCCTGTGCTGCGGTGGAAACGGCGTCAAAACCAATGAAGGCGAAGAACACGATGGCAGCACCACCGAGTACACCACCCCATCCATGCTTGAACACACCAGAGTAATCAGCGATCACTTTGCCGGCCTGGTCGGTTACGGCAGCAGTGCCTTCAGGGATCATGTAAGGAGTATGGTTAGCAGGGTTGATGAACTGCCAGCCCAGTGCGATGAATAGTATTACGATGGCTACTTTAATGAATACGATGATAGCGTTCACCATGGCTGATTCCTGGGTACCCTTGATCAGCAACATGGTAAGGGCCAGAAGGATGATCAGCGCAGGGGCATTGATGATGCCCTGGTGCAGTACACCGGAAGAGTCTGTAAAGCTTTCGAAGGGCGAGTGGCACCATTCATAGGGGATGCTCCCTCCCAAAAGCTTGTTGAGGTATTCACTCCAGGCAATGGATACGGTAGCAGCGCCAAGGGCATATTCCATGATCAGCGCCCAGCCGATGATCCAGGCAACCAGTTCTCCCATGGTTACATAGCTGTAGGCATAGGCACTACCAGCAATGGGGATCATTGAAGCGAATTCTGCATAACAGAGACCAGCGAAAGCGCAACCAATGGCGGCGATCACGAAGGAAAGGGTAACAGCTGGTCCGGCCGCTTGTCCGGCAGCAGCAGCCGTACGCACAAAAAGACCGGCTCCGATGATGGCGCCGATACCAAGGGCTATCAGGTTGGTAGCCCCCAATG is drawn from Flavihumibacter rivuli and contains these coding sequences:
- a CDS encoding M20/M25/M40 family metallo-hydrolase, with the translated sequence MNRIKGKTLVTAILLTLGLNARAQHEEMIRKIYAEQLNHSEAYTNLGFLCKKIGNRITGSPQAAKAVSYTRELMEQYGFDTVYLQPMKVGFWTRNGKEKVTMKVEGKPAIQLNALALANTLGTGPGGVEAEVLEIAHIRELEKLGEAAVKGKIIFINGKFNQELINPMQAYVEVGSQRSYGPHEAAKLGAAGVVIRSLSINQDDQPHTGYTFVDPKGRTVPGLALSTNDADRLELALKGNKKVKLHLQYSAGVKDSVTTYNVIGEIRGSSDPNTIIAVGGHLDSWDVGEGAHDDGGGCMQAIEVGRTFRKLGIRPRHTLRVILFMDEENNGTGSITYANAVKQRKERHLAALESDLGVFTPAGFSFDNDDPKVWEKIRSWAKYFEPYNLYHFKKGFSGEDIAILKENTGLLIGFQPDPQRYMKYHHTHWDTFEAVDRRELVLGAAAITALLYIIDQDGL
- a CDS encoding trimeric intracellular cation channel family protein, with product MNYFPLIELAGTFAFAVSGAFAAMKHEMDPFGVLILSFVPAIGGGTLRDILIDDLPVAWLRDNVVLWVIVLAGIASMIFGSYLKKMNRLMFLFDALGLGLFTIAGIEKGIAHHYTGGVAIALGIMTGCFGGVIRDVLVNEVPMLFRKEIYALASMSGGIVYLLLGKLDLFSGANEVISILVIVLVRYLSVQRGWSLPLIYKSRSSTD
- a CDS encoding thiol-disulfide oxidoreductase DCC family protein is translated as MPKHPVVLFDGHCNYCNTMVNWCLRTDANDRLRFASLQSPAGKQLLQQYAIPPDTDSVVFIANGKGYTHSTAAIGICRYLSFPGNILYAFIIIPRFIRDPFYKWIARNRYRWFGRREECRIPTEKEKRKFYQSVEDLDL
- a CDS encoding YebC/PmpR family DNA-binding transcriptional regulator, with amino-acid sequence MGRIFEVRKATMFARWDRMAKQFTRIGKEIAIAVKAGGPDPHTNPALRRCMQNAKSVNMPKDRVEAAIKRAQGKEMDNFEEILYEGYGPHGVAILVETATDNHVRTVANVKAIFNKGNGALGNSGSVSFQFKKMGVFKLKPEGLNAEEMELELIDFGLEELGEGTGENGEEVLVIRCGFTDFGNMQKALEDKGLTPISAEVEWIPSNTVELDEEKAQEVLKLVDKLEQDDDVQKVFHNLA
- a CDS encoding amino acid permease, producing the protein MSLFRKKSLSQLLASAADSEKGLKRTLGATNLIALGIGAIIGAGLFVRTAAAAGQAAGPAVTLSFVIAAIGCAFAGLCYAEFASMIPIAGSAYAYSYVTMGELVAWIIGWALIMEYALGAATVSIAWSEYLNKLLGGSIPYEWCHSPFESFTDSSGVLHQGIINAPALIILLALTMLLIKGTQESAMVNAIIVFIKVAIVILFIALGWQFINPANHTPYMIPEGTAAVTDQAGKVIADYSGVFKHGWGGVLGGAAIVFFAFIGFDAVSTAAQEAKNPSRDMPIGILGSLAVCTVLYILFGHVLTGVANWQEFVDPEKGREASVAYAISTYMTGYGWLSTAVTVAILAGFSSVILVMLMGQSRIFYTMSNDGLIPKVFGDLHPKFKTPYKSNWILFVFVGLFAAFVPGHVAGDLTSFGTLFAFVLVSAGVWMMRRTDPHTARPFKTPLVPFVPIMGVIVCSAMIFALDAQTLKVAFGWMLVGLVVYFLYSKKNSKLNQPGHNPGEILPKASDFE